In a genomic window of Chryseobacterium sp. G0162:
- a CDS encoding YdeI/OmpD-associated family protein produces MSSQPILFNAIIKQNGTMNAAFVEFPFSTEELFNKKGQIKIKATLDGKVEYRGSLAKMKSDCPILGLTQEIRKQLGKTFGDEISVSLIEDKEERIVEIANDIAFIFNENLDAKVLFDKMSYTHKKEYIRWIEEAKKPETRENRKIKMIQMILEGKKGI; encoded by the coding sequence ATGAGTTCTCAACCTATATTATTCAATGCTATCATTAAACAAAACGGAACAATGAATGCTGCTTTTGTAGAGTTTCCTTTTTCAACAGAAGAGCTATTCAACAAAAAAGGCCAGATAAAAATTAAAGCCACATTAGATGGGAAGGTTGAATATCGCGGAAGTCTAGCTAAAATGAAATCCGATTGCCCTATATTAGGGCTGACTCAGGAAATCAGAAAACAGCTTGGAAAAACATTTGGAGATGAAATTTCCGTTTCTCTTATTGAAGATAAGGAAGAACGAATTGTTGAGATTGCCAATGATATTGCTTTTATATTTAATGAAAATCTGGATGCAAAAGTATTATTTGATAAGATGAGTTATACTCATAAAAAAGAATATATCCGCTGGATTGAAGAGGCTAAGAAGCCTGAAACAAGAGAAAACAGAAAGATAAAAATGATTCAGATGATTCTTGAAGGAAAAAAGGGGATATAG
- a CDS encoding porin family protein → MNNEWLNNLRSRMENHEEEVPEGLWDDIKDELFSGEEENKLVTGIIPATDTENEEKKTDRGGVGSTIWLYHIGSVAAAAVLIFMMIKMWPEENQKKLTQNLSDPHKETDRKLPLKNEQQQENIKIEEKSKADFSLAQNDFNTIDSPVKNIKYTKAEEKGKRGAENQGNNQVIIKIPVTKESVSIYDNKPQEMPLANDKLEYKEAEKEINKVENELSEKYADNAKVKNIKARSERKWMLSMLTGNASSNSAEQQFHGYASVSGKPMNFEQVWSASEYVDDPLTQILLANQSKPIEARIRHKVPVTFGLSVYYNLGKRWGIGTGLNYTKLASELHSGSNDNYIKGEQKVHYLGIPVQVNYNVIQKGRFTGYITGGALVEKPIAGSITTSYVVHDEVKETSKENLDHKPLSFSVNTAVGLQVKVVNRLGIYAEPGIGYHFKDENSPNTIYKEKPLHFNVKFGIRLLID, encoded by the coding sequence ATGAATAACGAATGGCTCAATAACCTGCGAAGCAGAATGGAGAACCATGAAGAAGAGGTTCCGGAAGGATTGTGGGATGACATCAAGGATGAATTGTTCTCAGGAGAAGAGGAAAATAAGCTGGTGACAGGAATTATTCCTGCAACCGACACTGAAAATGAAGAAAAGAAGACCGATAGAGGAGGTGTTGGAAGTACAATCTGGCTTTATCATATCGGAAGTGTAGCTGCAGCAGCTGTTCTGATTTTTATGATGATAAAGATGTGGCCGGAAGAAAATCAAAAAAAACTTACACAAAATTTGTCAGATCCTCATAAAGAAACAGATAGAAAGCTGCCTTTGAAAAATGAACAACAGCAGGAGAATATAAAGATTGAGGAGAAATCAAAGGCGGATTTTTCTTTAGCACAAAATGATTTTAATACAATAGATTCTCCTGTCAAAAATATAAAATACACAAAGGCTGAAGAGAAAGGGAAAAGAGGCGCTGAAAATCAAGGAAATAATCAGGTTATTATCAAAATACCTGTAACAAAGGAATCAGTATCCATTTATGATAATAAACCGCAGGAAATGCCTCTGGCGAATGATAAACTAGAGTATAAAGAGGCTGAAAAAGAAATAAATAAGGTGGAAAATGAGCTGTCTGAAAAATATGCAGATAATGCTAAAGTGAAGAATATAAAGGCTCGTTCTGAGAGGAAATGGATGCTCAGTATGCTTACAGGGAATGCCTCCTCCAATTCTGCAGAGCAGCAGTTTCATGGTTATGCTTCTGTCAGCGGAAAACCAATGAATTTTGAGCAGGTATGGAGCGCTTCCGAGTATGTAGATGATCCTTTGACACAAATACTATTGGCCAACCAAAGTAAGCCGATAGAAGCCAGGATCAGACATAAAGTTCCGGTAACATTCGGGCTATCGGTGTATTATAATCTGGGAAAAAGATGGGGAATTGGGACAGGTTTGAATTATACCAAACTGGCTTCAGAACTTCATTCAGGAAGCAATGATAATTATATTAAAGGAGAGCAGAAAGTTCACTATCTCGGAATTCCTGTTCAGGTTAATTATAATGTTATTCAGAAAGGAAGGTTTACAGGGTATATTACAGGAGGTGCACTGGTAGAGAAACCAATAGCAGGGAGTATTACAACAAGTTATGTAGTACATGATGAAGTAAAGGAGACTTCTAAGGAAAATCTGGATCATAAACCGCTGTCATTTTCAGTGAATACGGCAGTAGGGCTCCAGGTGAAAGTGGTTAATAGACTAGGAATTTATGCGGAGCCGGGGATTGGTTATCATTTCAAAGATGAGAATTCTCCCAACACCATTTATAAAGAAAAACCCCTGCATTTTAATGTGAAATTCGGGATCAGATTGTTGATTGATTAA
- a CDS encoding T9SS type A sorting domain-containing protein, which translates to MKTKLIFLTFLLFNLLIVKAQCNPTITSPRLGAIFADKILFCESEDEILSTTQTYSSYQWYKQEWTWQSPNNNPWEVIPGATSQQLTINGNDQLYYFKVKVTQGDCIEESPAVMADGYVYGLPAMMSTFVPGTYEIVDGGIAHVCNEAPVKFDDVFPVVYGPHTWFKCVPTTTAPFTGDPCAIPNQTGDSYTTSEPGEYGFYACTEYCPNQCQMLDPFAFVKLEYGNWEFCGKLGTGEVKPKENKLNIYPNPTAQFLYIGKESEEYKEINIMDMSGKLILKKNDHQYRQAIDVSHLVPGNYIIVSKSSKGEVYRNKFIKK; encoded by the coding sequence ATGAAAACAAAACTGATTTTTTTAACATTTTTATTATTTAACCTTCTGATTGTAAAGGCGCAGTGTAACCCTACCATTACCAGTCCAAGGCTGGGGGCTATCTTTGCAGATAAGATCCTGTTTTGTGAAAGTGAAGATGAAATTCTTTCTACTACACAGACGTACTCTTCTTATCAGTGGTACAAACAGGAATGGACCTGGCAAAGTCCTAATAATAATCCTTGGGAAGTCATTCCCGGAGCCACATCACAGCAGTTAACCATCAATGGGAATGATCAATTGTATTATTTCAAAGTAAAAGTTACACAAGGAGATTGTATTGAAGAAAGCCCTGCAGTAATGGCAGATGGGTATGTTTATGGTCTTCCTGCCATGATGTCTACCTTTGTTCCCGGAACTTATGAGATTGTAGATGGTGGAATAGCCCATGTATGCAATGAGGCTCCTGTAAAGTTTGATGATGTATTTCCTGTAGTGTATGGCCCTCATACATGGTTCAAATGTGTTCCGACAACTACGGCCCCATTTACCGGAGATCCTTGTGCAATTCCTAATCAGACCGGGGATAGCTATACCACTTCTGAACCTGGAGAATATGGTTTCTATGCCTGTACAGAATATTGTCCCAATCAATGCCAAATGTTAGATCCTTTTGCCTTTGTAAAATTAGAATATGGTAATTGGGAGTTCTGTGGAAAATTAGGAACAGGAGAAGTAAAACCTAAAGAAAATAAATTAAATATATACCCCAATCCTACAGCACAGTTCCTTTATATTGGCAAAGAATCAGAAGAATATAAAGAGATTAACATTATGGATATGTCCGGGAAACTGATTTTGAAGAAAAATGACCATCAATACAGACAAGCCATTGATGTAAGCCATTTGGTTCCCGGAAATTATATCATCGTTTCTAAAAGTAGTAAAGGAGAAGTCTATAGAAATAAATTCATAAAAAAATAA
- a CDS encoding RNA polymerase sigma factor: protein MGESKEQMLVNRLLQKEETAWKELFGAYSGNLSYVCSRYITEKEDVHDVLQNSFIKMFRSIESFEYRGDGSLRAWTTRITVNESLKHIRQKGDFKSSVEVEELPDLPNEEEPDFEEIPKEDIMKLIHSLPDGYRTVFNLYVFEKKSHKEIALLLGIAENSSASQFHRAKGLLVQKVKEFKMSKKAQYE from the coding sequence ATGGGAGAAAGTAAAGAACAGATGTTGGTAAACCGCCTTCTGCAGAAGGAGGAAACCGCCTGGAAGGAGCTTTTTGGAGCTTATTCAGGTAATCTGTCCTATGTGTGCTCCCGGTATATAACAGAAAAAGAAGATGTGCATGATGTCCTTCAGAACAGTTTTATCAAAATGTTTCGCTCCATAGAATCATTTGAATATAGAGGTGATGGTTCTCTTAGAGCATGGACTACCCGTATTACCGTAAATGAATCTCTGAAGCATATCAGGCAGAAAGGAGACTTTAAATCTTCCGTTGAAGTAGAGGAGCTTCCTGATCTTCCCAATGAAGAAGAACCTGATTTTGAGGAAATTCCGAAAGAAGACATTATGAAGTTAATTCATTCTCTTCCAGATGGATATAGAACTGTTTTCAACCTATACGTGTTTGAAAAGAAAAGTCATAAAGAAATTGCATTGTTGCTGGGAATTGCAGAAAATTCTTCAGCATCACAGTTTCACCGTGCAAAAGGGCTGTTGGTTCAGAAAGTAAAGGAATTTAAAATGTCAAAAAAAGCACAATATGAATAA
- a CDS encoding spondin domain-containing protein, which produces MKRTFLKITVAVAGIMTAFTLSSCNDSDNNMMDLSSQRTIIFENVITPKDFVESGSFQGTGAVPVILPGQSVSVKFSAGKTQALMFATMYGASKDWFFASQQPGIKLFDTNGKAITGDVSSSVLLWDNGTKDNMTGQVESKPIAQVPNVNASQLMKLNLDYNEMTSEFTLTITNTSGGTANETPFSPGVWAVSNYNGSQLLNNAPFFTPNALSNPEITDIAQMGSIGKMTAKLSANTGIITGLSPALVVIYRGDKNPIYELGKMDNGMGLKEIAQFGNVSKLQSSLQSLPGIKGIYVAGNAPVPPGNKIMTNFKADPGDKIAYVTMFGFSNDWFYANEVSIDATVKGELSSKTALFDSGTGVDQYPGAGNRQALFGGTHKVNPWLFQKLETSILFLLYKM; this is translated from the coding sequence ATGAAAAGGACCTTTTTAAAAATTACGGTGGCTGTAGCAGGAATTATGACAGCATTTACTCTTTCTTCCTGCAATGATTCAGACAATAATATGATGGATTTATCTTCTCAAAGAACCATCATTTTTGAAAATGTCATTACCCCAAAAGATTTTGTAGAAAGTGGGAGCTTTCAGGGAACCGGAGCCGTTCCTGTCATTTTACCCGGACAATCCGTATCCGTCAAGTTCAGTGCGGGGAAAACACAGGCATTGATGTTCGCAACGATGTATGGCGCTTCAAAAGATTGGTTCTTTGCTTCTCAACAGCCAGGCATCAAATTGTTTGACACCAACGGGAAAGCCATTACCGGCGATGTTTCTTCCAGCGTATTGCTGTGGGACAACGGAACGAAGGATAATATGACCGGACAAGTGGAAAGCAAGCCTATTGCTCAGGTTCCTAATGTGAATGCCTCACAGCTGATGAAACTTAATCTTGACTACAATGAGATGACGTCGGAATTCACATTAACAATTACCAATACTTCTGGTGGAACAGCCAATGAAACGCCTTTTTCACCTGGAGTCTGGGCTGTTTCTAATTACAACGGCTCTCAGCTGCTAAACAACGCACCGTTCTTTACTCCGAATGCTTTATCTAATCCCGAAATTACGGACATAGCCCAGATGGGAAGTATTGGTAAGATGACAGCAAAGCTTAGCGCCAATACTGGGATTATAACAGGCCTTTCCCCTGCTTTGGTTGTAATTTATCGCGGAGATAAAAATCCAATCTATGAATTGGGAAAAATGGATAATGGAATGGGATTAAAGGAGATTGCCCAATTTGGAAATGTAAGTAAACTTCAAAGCAGCTTACAATCTTTACCAGGGATTAAAGGAATCTATGTTGCCGGAAATGCTCCTGTTCCACCGGGAAATAAAATTATGACTAATTTCAAAGCAGATCCGGGGGATAAAATTGCTTACGTTACCATGTTTGGTTTTTCCAATGATTGGTTCTATGCAAATGAAGTAAGTATTGACGCAACAGTAAAGGGTGAGCTGAGCTCCAAAACAGCTTTATTTGATTCCGGTACTGGAGTAGATCAATACCCTGGAGCTGGAAACCGCCAGGCGTTATTTGGAGGAACCCACAAAGTGAATCCATGGTTATTTCAAAAGTTGGAAACCAGTATCCTGTTCCTGCTGTACAAAATGTAA
- a CDS encoding YifB family Mg chelatase-like AAA ATPase, which yields MLIKIYGSAIHGVAAQTITIEVNVDTGGVGYHLVGLPDNAIKESSYRISAALKNVGYKIPGKKITINMAPADLRKEGSAYDLSIAIGILAASDQILAEEIQNYIIMGELSLDGSLQPIKGVLPIAIQAREEGFKGIILPIQNAREAAIVNDLEVYGVENIKTVIDFFNEGKPIEKVILDTQKEFHERINNFPFDFSEVKGQETAKRAMEVAAAGGHNIILIGPPGSGKTMLAKRVPSILPPLTLKEALETTKIHSVAGKIGTEASLMTVRPFRSPHHTISDVALVGGGSYPQPGEISLAHNGVLFLDEMPEFKRTVLEVMRQPLEDREVTISRARFTVNYPASFMLVASMNPSPSGFFPDDPNNTSSVYEMQRYMNKLSGPLLDRIDIHIEVQKVEFEQLSEKRKGEKSKDIRERVLKAREIQNERYKNLNISSNAQIGPKEIEAFCELDEASFKLIKLAMEKLNLSARAYDRILKVARTIADLEASEKILSHHISEAIQYRSLDREFWNA from the coding sequence ATGCTGATCAAAATTTATGGCAGTGCTATTCATGGCGTTGCGGCCCAGACGATAACGATTGAAGTAAATGTAGATACTGGTGGAGTAGGATACCATCTGGTAGGGCTTCCTGATAATGCCATCAAAGAAAGCAGTTACAGGATTTCTGCTGCATTGAAAAATGTAGGGTATAAAATTCCCGGAAAAAAAATTACAATTAATATGGCTCCGGCTGATCTGAGAAAAGAAGGTTCCGCTTATGATCTAAGTATAGCTATTGGCATTTTAGCCGCATCAGATCAGATTCTGGCCGAAGAAATTCAAAACTATATCATTATGGGTGAGCTTTCGCTGGACGGAAGCCTACAGCCTATCAAAGGAGTTTTACCAATCGCAATTCAGGCTAGGGAAGAGGGTTTTAAAGGAATTATTCTTCCCATACAAAATGCAAGGGAGGCGGCGATTGTTAACGATCTTGAGGTTTATGGGGTAGAAAATATAAAGACAGTTATTGATTTTTTTAATGAAGGAAAACCTATTGAGAAGGTGATACTGGATACCCAAAAAGAATTTCATGAAAGAATTAATAATTTTCCATTTGATTTCTCAGAAGTTAAGGGCCAGGAAACGGCAAAAAGAGCCATGGAAGTGGCTGCTGCCGGTGGTCATAATATCATTCTGATCGGCCCTCCAGGAAGTGGAAAAACAATGTTGGCCAAAAGAGTTCCGAGTATTTTACCTCCCTTAACATTAAAAGAGGCTCTGGAAACTACAAAAATACATTCCGTGGCAGGGAAAATAGGAACAGAAGCTTCATTAATGACGGTTCGCCCTTTTAGATCTCCCCACCACACGATTTCAGATGTTGCCCTTGTAGGTGGAGGGAGTTACCCTCAGCCAGGAGAAATTTCACTGGCTCATAATGGAGTTCTGTTTCTGGATGAAATGCCAGAATTTAAACGGACAGTGCTGGAAGTGATGAGGCAACCTTTAGAAGATCGGGAAGTGACCATTTCAAGAGCTAGGTTTACTGTCAATTATCCTGCAAGTTTTATGCTGGTCGCTTCAATGAACCCCAGTCCAAGTGGCTTTTTTCCGGATGACCCCAATAATACCTCATCTGTATATGAAATGCAGCGGTATATGAATAAGCTTTCCGGACCGCTTTTAGACAGGATTGATATCCATATTGAAGTTCAGAAAGTAGAATTTGAACAGCTTTCAGAAAAGAGAAAAGGAGAGAAAAGTAAAGATATCCGGGAAAGGGTTCTGAAAGCAAGAGAGATTCAGAATGAACGATATAAAAATCTTAATATCAGCAGCAATGCCCAGATTGGTCCAAAGGAAATTGAAGCATTCTGTGAATTGGATGAAGCGTCTTTCAAACTTATTAAGTTGGCTATGGAAAAACTGAACCTTTCCGCCAGAGCATATGACAGGATCCTTAAGGTTGCCCGTACCATTGCTGATCTTGAAGCATCCGAAAAAATACTCTCCCATCATATTTCTGAAGCCATACAGTACAGGAGTTTAGACCGGGAATTTTGGAATGCTTAG